Proteins encoded by one window of Girardinichthys multiradiatus isolate DD_20200921_A chromosome 14, DD_fGirMul_XY1, whole genome shotgun sequence:
- the LOC124880608 gene encoding programmed cell death 1 ligand 1-like has product MDLKSLLQWSLFLDLSAVFLSVFGDGQINIAAEPGQNITLPCGAPDNKAIIVVEWSRTDLESEYVLRYRDEQFDPENQHLSFRNRVDLQDRQMKDGDVSLVLKNVTMDDRGTYECRVVQRGTNRRKRAALKTRPISSIVLDVVPSGHKDGSSEDGGNKVGPVGPAVGLSVGIIVAAAVGFVIYKKRRRLRENEQAAAELELQSALQSPDPGAVS; this is encoded by the exons ATGGATCTTAAGTCGCTTTTACAGTGGAGCCTTTTTCTGGATTTGTCTGCGGTTTTCCTCTCGGTGTTTGGAGACG gtcaGATCAACATCGCAGCAGAACCTGGACAGAACATCACTCTGCCATGCGGAGCTCCTGACAATAAGGCCATCATAGTTGTGGAGTGGAGCAGAACTGATCTGGAGTCAGAATATGTTCTTCGCTACAGAGACGAGCAGTTTGACCCAGAAAACCAGCATCTATCTTTTAGGAACCGGGTGGATCTGCAGGACCGGCAGATGAAGGATGGAGACGTGTCTTTGGTTCTGAAGAACGTGACGATGGATGACAGAGGAACATACGAGTGTCGGGTCGTTCAGAGAGGAACTAACCGCAGGAAGAGAGCTGCTTTAAAGACCCGACCCATCAGCAGCATTGTTCTGGATGTGGTTCCATCAG GACATAAGGATGGAAGCAGCGAGGATGGAGGGAACAAGGTTGGACCTGTTGGACCTGCAGTCGGTCTCTCAGTTGGCAtcattgttgctgctgctgttggttttGTGATTTATAAGAAACGAAGACGTTTGAGGGAGAACGAGCAAGCAGCTGCAGAACTGGAGCTCCAGTCTGCTCTGCAGAGTCCAGATCCTGGTGCTGTTTCTTAG